A genome region from Geminicoccus roseus DSM 18922 includes the following:
- a CDS encoding putative quinol monooxygenase, with protein MITITAIIKAKPGHEEEVHQALLQSGTEGSIHEPDTIGYHIGRAADDPLTFTTFERFADKAAMDLHNATTGKKFFDTVGHLLDGAPAFAICEEIWVK; from the coding sequence ATGATCACCATCACCGCGATCATCAAGGCGAAGCCCGGCCACGAGGAGGAGGTCCACCAGGCCCTGCTCCAGTCAGGCACGGAGGGCTCCATCCACGAGCCGGACACGATCGGCTACCATATCGGCCGCGCCGCGGACGATCCGCTGACCTTCACCACCTTCGAGCGCTTCGCCGACAAGGCCGCGATGGACCTGCACAACGCGACCACCGGCAAGAAGTTCTTCGACACGGTCGGCCACCTCCTGGACGGCGCCCCGGCCTTCGCGATCTGCGAGGAGATCTGGGTGAAGTGA
- a CDS encoding nuclear transport factor 2 family protein, with the protein MFEPHAIAAAYLAAWNARDPAERRLAVAQAWSNDGSYLDPMMEAEGHAGLDAMIAAAQAQFPGLSFTLHGRPELHHNRIRFSWALAPENSAPVAFGTDFGIVAEDGRLQAVTGFLDQGAA; encoded by the coding sequence ATGTTCGAGCCTCACGCCATCGCCGCCGCCTACCTTGCGGCCTGGAATGCACGGGACCCGGCGGAGCGCCGGCTGGCCGTGGCCCAGGCCTGGAGCAACGACGGCAGCTATCTCGACCCGATGATGGAAGCCGAGGGGCACGCCGGGCTGGACGCGATGATCGCGGCGGCACAGGCGCAGTTCCCGGGCCTGAGCTTCACCCTGCACGGCCGCCCCGAGCTTCATCACAACCGGATCCGCTTTTCCTGGGCGCTGGCGCCCGAGAACAGCGCGCCAGTGGCCTTCGGCACCGACTTCGGCATCGTCGCCGAGGATGGCCGGCTGCAGGCGGTCACCGGCTTTCTCGACCAGGGAGCCGCGTGA
- a CDS encoding alpha/beta fold hydrolase: MPMLRTEDGVGLFYRDWGQGKPVVFVASWSLTSDSWGYQMAPMVQEGLRCVAFDRRGHGRSDDPGRGYDYDTLADDLAAVLERLDLWDVTLVGHSMGPGEIVRYLTRHGSARVARIVLLGTITPMIQQADDNPEGIPRPVFEAFRTGELMQDFPQWIEANVRPFLAADASPPMFDWIRQMCLQSSLQALHDCHLTITGADFRAELRKVDVPALLLHGDRDVTSPLALTAEPTAELLPNARLKVYEGAPHGLFLTHAAQVNADLLAFVQEDAATSPPRPTGP, encoded by the coding sequence ATGCCGATGCTGCGCACCGAGGACGGGGTCGGCCTGTTCTATCGCGACTGGGGCCAGGGCAAGCCGGTCGTGTTCGTGGCGAGTTGGTCGCTCACCTCCGATTCCTGGGGCTACCAGATGGCGCCCATGGTCCAGGAGGGCCTGCGCTGCGTGGCCTTTGACCGACGGGGCCATGGCCGCTCGGACGATCCCGGCCGCGGCTACGACTACGACACGCTGGCCGACGACCTGGCGGCCGTGCTGGAGCGGCTGGACCTGTGGGACGTCACCCTGGTCGGCCACTCGATGGGACCGGGCGAGATCGTCCGCTACCTGACCCGCCACGGCAGCGCCCGGGTTGCCCGGATCGTCCTGCTCGGCACCATCACCCCGATGATCCAGCAGGCCGACGACAACCCGGAGGGCATCCCCCGTCCGGTGTTCGAGGCGTTCCGCACGGGCGAGCTGATGCAGGACTTCCCGCAATGGATCGAGGCCAATGTCCGCCCGTTCCTCGCGGCCGACGCCTCCCCGCCGATGTTCGACTGGATCCGCCAGATGTGCCTGCAGAGTTCGTTGCAGGCGCTGCACGACTGCCACCTCACCATCACCGGCGCGGACTTCCGTGCGGAACTGCGCAAGGTCGACGTCCCGGCCCTGCTCCTGCACGGCGACCGGGACGTCACGAGCCCCCTAGCCCTGACCGCCGAGCCCACCGCCGAGCTTCTGCCAAACGCCCGGCTGAAGGTCTACGAGGGCGCTCCGCACGGCCTGTTCCTGACCCATGCGGCGCAGGTCAACGCCGATCTCCTGGCGTTCGTGCAGGAAGACGCCGCTACTTCACCGCCCCGGCCGACAGGCCCTTGA
- a CDS encoding carbohydrate ABC transporter permease produces the protein MRAQATPAGRARRRGPTAGRVIVYALLIFWTFVSLFPIYWTITTSFKVAADVTQGHLIPWIDFQPDWRGWRSLGLSPDTFERTSTVRDEFLKRFENSIIVSVGASLLAVVLGSLAAYGLTRFQYKFGKLGNKDIAFFFLSQLILPPVVLAMPFLVLYKELALLDTRIGLILLYTLTVLPIVIWIMRDQFMTIPIELEEAAFIDGASVWGAFLRIILPIALPGMVAAFILSLVLCWNEYFFAALLTSTDAKTLPVMVASQTGSQGVNWWSMAALATSAILPLAIVGVLLERYIIKGLSAGAVK, from the coding sequence CTGCGCGCGCAGGCGACACCTGCCGGCCGCGCCCGGCGCAGGGGCCCCACGGCCGGCCGGGTGATCGTCTATGCGCTGCTGATCTTCTGGACGTTCGTCTCGCTGTTCCCGATCTACTGGACGATCACGACGTCGTTCAAGGTCGCGGCCGACGTCACCCAGGGCCACCTGATCCCCTGGATCGACTTCCAGCCGGACTGGCGCGGCTGGCGCTCGCTGGGCCTGTCGCCGGACACGTTCGAGCGGACCTCGACCGTGCGCGACGAGTTCCTCAAGCGCTTCGAGAACAGCATCATCGTCTCGGTGGGCGCCTCGCTCCTTGCGGTGGTGCTGGGCTCGCTCGCCGCCTACGGGTTGACCCGGTTCCAGTACAAGTTCGGCAAGCTCGGCAACAAGGACATCGCGTTCTTCTTCCTCTCGCAACTGATCCTGCCGCCGGTGGTCCTCGCGATGCCGTTCCTGGTCCTCTACAAGGAACTGGCGCTGCTCGACACGCGGATCGGCCTGATCCTGCTCTACACGCTCACCGTGCTGCCGATCGTGATCTGGATCATGCGCGACCAGTTCATGACCATCCCGATCGAGCTGGAGGAGGCCGCCTTCATCGACGGCGCCTCGGTCTGGGGCGCGTTCCTGCGGATCATCCTGCCGATAGCCCTGCCGGGCATGGTGGCGGCGTTCATCCTGTCCCTGGTGCTGTGCTGGAACGAGTATTTCTTCGCGGCCTTGCTCACCAGCACCGACGCCAAGACCCTGCCGGTCATGGTCGCCAGCCAGACCGGCTCGCAGGGCGTCAACTGGTGGTCGATGGCGGCGCTCGCCACCTCGGCGATCCTGCCGCTCGCGATCGTGGGCGTGCTCTTGGAGCGCTACATCATCAAGGGCCTGTCGGCCGGGGCGGTGAAGTAG
- a CDS encoding carbohydrate ABC transporter permease: MTREPGIERRREEVKVRRARVGRGLIWAATALLLVLALVQGLYRAEVIGFGFANWRPVLYAYLLWSAALCGGLVLIRGDRGHQALFVLPAVLFTVAVVIFPTFFGLFIAFSEWNLSSFGGRRFNGLDNFYAMMNDPYYWNAMGNMVFYVAFVFVQYAIAFGLALLLNAEIRARKFFRVAFLLPFMLSPVAVSWMIGKSIMEYRFGPAAQLARFLGWDSPAFFATPWIAKFSIMALDSWVSIPFIMILLLAGLQALPKEIQEAARIDGANGWQAFWKITFPLMLPVSITAIVLRTIFQLKLADIVINTTAGGPGGATDSITSFIYREYRDRSNVGYGTMMAEFYFIMIVIFLTVVLALVSRWMRRAT, translated from the coding sequence ATGACGAGAGAGCCGGGCATCGAGCGCCGGCGAGAAGAAGTGAAGGTCCGGCGCGCGCGCGTCGGACGTGGATTGATCTGGGCCGCCACGGCGCTGCTCCTGGTCCTGGCTCTCGTCCAGGGCCTCTACCGGGCGGAGGTCATCGGCTTCGGCTTCGCCAACTGGCGGCCGGTCCTCTATGCCTACCTGCTCTGGTCGGCCGCCTTGTGCGGCGGCCTCGTCCTGATCCGGGGGGATCGCGGCCACCAGGCACTGTTCGTGCTGCCCGCGGTGCTGTTCACCGTGGCGGTGGTGATCTTCCCGACCTTCTTCGGCCTGTTCATCGCGTTCAGCGAATGGAACCTGAGCTCGTTCGGCGGGCGCAGGTTCAACGGCCTCGACAACTTCTACGCGATGATGAACGACCCCTATTACTGGAACGCCATGGGCAACATGGTGTTCTACGTGGCGTTCGTCTTCGTGCAGTATGCCATCGCCTTCGGTCTGGCACTCCTGCTCAACGCGGAGATCCGGGCGCGCAAGTTCTTCCGGGTCGCCTTCCTGCTGCCGTTCATGCTGAGCCCGGTGGCGGTGAGCTGGATGATCGGCAAGTCGATCATGGAATACCGGTTCGGTCCGGCAGCCCAGCTCGCCCGCTTCCTGGGCTGGGACAGCCCCGCCTTCTTCGCCACGCCCTGGATCGCCAAGTTCAGCATCATGGCGCTGGATTCCTGGGTCTCTATCCCGTTCATCATGATCCTGCTCCTGGCCGGCCTGCAGGCCCTGCCCAAGGAGATCCAGGAAGCCGCCAGGATCGACGGCGCCAATGGCTGGCAGGCGTTCTGGAAGATCACCTTCCCCCTGATGCTGCCGGTCAGCATCACGGCGATCGTGCTGCGCACGATCTTCCAGCTCAAGCTCGCCGATATCGTCATCAACACCACCGCCGGCGGTCCGGGAGGGGCGACCGATTCGATCACCAGCTTCATCTACCGCGAGTATCGCGACCGGTCGAACGTCGGCTACGGCACGATGATGGCCGAGTTCTACTTCATCATGATCGTGATCTTCCTGACCGTGGTGCTGGCCCTGGTCAGCCGCTGGATGAGGCGCGCGACATGA
- a CDS encoding type 2 periplasmic-binding domain-containing protein: MARWPAHLTNALMANRRTMLKSMAGVGVAALGSSTALGGFARPAGAQDSLRAQLLQIPGVGMGSPTDADWQQVGELCLEATKQNVQEGEFEGVELTFMGLNNQNLHNLLFRGFLKPWETYTGARITWIDLAQADYNPRLQQAIATGTVDFDILEMGAPFEGDVCGKGLASEMPDWVKAQIDMDDYVDYLKAPVGTWDGKTYRISIDGDCHNFNYRTDYFSDPELAEAWKAEGGEGEWAVPRTWQQVQATSKFLKGREVAGQEAYGYLDPLKPWGGFGFYFLASRATAYAKHPDDPAWLFDVDTMKPRINNPAWVRAIQDVMDLLPSQPADQLNADPNTTGFQQFLFGTGSMLAWWGDIGSNARTSDSSVIGDTIGFDILPGSDDVYNSKTGEWETPSDGPNFAPNMAYIGWGIYVMARVDGDEKKHKAAWSAAAHLGGKDLSLWTAAYPSGFQPYRKSHFNISEWTAAGYDEAFISAYLASQSNSYNHPNAAIEPRIPGIFQYYSVAEDELAKIYAGQVDVQSGADNIAAAWEKITDSIGREQQIELYKASLGL, translated from the coding sequence ATGGCACGATGGCCCGCCCATTTGACCAACGCCCTGATGGCGAACCGCCGGACGATGCTCAAGAGCATGGCCGGCGTCGGCGTCGCCGCGCTCGGCTCGTCGACCGCGCTCGGCGGCTTCGCGCGGCCGGCCGGGGCCCAGGACAGCCTGCGCGCCCAGCTCCTTCAGATCCCCGGCGTCGGCATGGGCTCGCCCACCGACGCCGACTGGCAGCAGGTCGGCGAGCTCTGCCTGGAAGCCACCAAGCAGAACGTCCAGGAGGGTGAGTTCGAGGGGGTCGAGCTGACCTTCATGGGGCTCAACAACCAGAACCTGCACAACCTCTTGTTCCGCGGCTTCCTGAAGCCATGGGAAACCTATACCGGCGCCCGGATCACCTGGATCGACCTGGCCCAGGCCGACTACAACCCGCGCCTGCAGCAGGCGATCGCCACCGGCACGGTCGACTTCGACATCCTGGAGATGGGGGCGCCCTTCGAGGGCGATGTCTGCGGCAAGGGACTGGCCTCGGAGATGCCGGACTGGGTCAAGGCCCAGATCGACATGGACGACTATGTCGACTACCTGAAGGCCCCGGTCGGCACCTGGGACGGCAAGACCTACCGGATCTCGATCGACGGCGACTGCCACAACTTCAACTACCGCACCGACTATTTCTCCGATCCGGAGCTGGCCGAGGCCTGGAAGGCCGAGGGTGGCGAGGGCGAATGGGCGGTGCCGCGGACCTGGCAGCAGGTCCAGGCGACCAGCAAGTTCCTGAAGGGCAGGGAAGTCGCCGGGCAGGAAGCCTATGGCTATCTCGACCCGCTCAAGCCCTGGGGCGGGTTCGGCTTCTACTTCCTGGCCAGCCGCGCCACCGCCTACGCCAAGCACCCGGACGACCCGGCCTGGCTGTTCGACGTCGACACGATGAAGCCGCGCATCAACAACCCGGCCTGGGTGCGCGCGATCCAGGACGTCATGGACCTGCTGCCCTCGCAGCCGGCCGACCAGCTCAACGCCGACCCGAACACCACCGGCTTCCAGCAGTTCCTGTTCGGCACCGGCTCGATGCTCGCCTGGTGGGGCGACATCGGCTCGAACGCGCGCACCAGTGATTCCTCGGTGATCGGCGACACGATCGGGTTCGACATCCTTCCGGGCTCGGACGACGTCTACAACAGCAAGACCGGCGAGTGGGAAACCCCCTCGGACGGGCCGAACTTCGCGCCGAACATGGCCTATATCGGCTGGGGCATCTACGTGATGGCCCGGGTGGACGGCGACGAGAAGAAGCACAAGGCGGCGTGGAGCGCTGCGGCCCATCTGGGCGGCAAGGACTTGTCCCTGTGGACGGCGGCCTATCCGTCCGGCTTCCAGCCCTACCGCAAGAGCCACTTCAACATCTCGGAATGGACCGCCGCCGGCTACGACGAGGCATTCATCAGCGCGTACCTTGCCTCGCAGTCCAACTCCTACAACCACCCGAACGCCGCGATCGAGCCGCGCATCCCCGGCATCTTCCAGTATTACAGCGTCGCCGAGGACGAGCTGGCCAAGATCTATGCGGGCCAGGTCGACGTCCAGTCCGGCGCCGACAACATCGCCGCGGCCTGGGAGAAGATCACCGATTCGATCGGGCGCGAGCAGCAGATCGAGCTGTACAAGGCTTCGCTGGGCCTCTAG
- a CDS encoding HD domain-containing protein, translated as MRTEGSAVDRDRLAAITEFLLFADRLKTVERKGMVPGVNRRETVAEHCWHMALAALLLEREIGFTVDLGRTLSLILVHDVVEIEAGDTYAYDTAGVAEQAAREEAAAAKLFGMLPADLSEDLDTMWREFEAGITPEAKLAKACDRLQGFMQNVAAKGVVWKENKIDRARTSIRTDYPRAVDPAIAEVIEILYAKADDGGMWPPSADD; from the coding sequence ATGCGGACGGAAGGTAGCGCGGTCGATCGGGACCGTCTCGCGGCGATCACCGAATTCCTGCTGTTCGCCGACCGGCTGAAGACGGTCGAGCGCAAGGGTATGGTGCCGGGGGTGAACCGACGCGAGACGGTGGCCGAGCATTGCTGGCACATGGCGCTCGCCGCCCTGCTGCTGGAGCGGGAGATCGGCTTCACCGTGGATCTCGGACGGACGCTTTCTCTGATCCTGGTCCACGACGTGGTCGAGATCGAGGCCGGCGACACCTATGCCTACGACACCGCCGGCGTGGCGGAGCAGGCGGCGCGGGAAGAGGCGGCGGCGGCCAAGCTCTTCGGGATGCTGCCGGCGGACTTAAGCGAGGATCTCGACACCATGTGGCGGGAGTTCGAGGCCGGGATCACGCCGGAGGCGAAGCTGGCCAAGGCCTGCGACCGGCTGCAGGGGTTCATGCAGAACGTCGCCGCGAAGGGGGTGGTCTGGAAGGAGAACAAGATCGATCGGGCGAGGACCTCGATCCGCACCGACTATCCCCGGGCGGTCGACCCGGCGATCGCCGAGGTGATCGAGATCCTCTACGCCAAGGCCGACGATGGCGGGATGTGGCCGCCGTCTGCGGACGATTGA
- a CDS encoding alpha/beta fold hydrolase — translation MELAINDLPGEGRPLVVLHGLLGSGRNWLGPARKLNASGRRVVMADMRNHGQSPWGRPMTYPAMADDVAELIGRLDAGPVDLLGHSMGGKAAMNLALRRPDLVARLVVVDIAPVAYSHRSFADFFDAMRALDLGSLRRRGDADTAMARDVEDVAMRGFLLQNLESDGAGGFRWRVDLDLLTESLPNLVGWEDPADVSPFQGPTLALRGALSPYVTGAGEEALRRLFPAVRIEPIPQAGHWPHVEAPVPFLTALGAFLDG, via the coding sequence ATGGAACTCGCGATCAATGACCTGCCGGGCGAAGGCCGCCCGCTGGTCGTCCTGCATGGCCTGCTCGGCAGCGGCCGCAACTGGCTGGGGCCGGCGCGCAAGCTGAACGCATCCGGCCGCCGGGTGGTGATGGCCGACATGCGCAATCACGGCCAGAGCCCCTGGGGCCGGCCGATGACCTATCCGGCCATGGCCGACGACGTCGCCGAGCTGATTGGCCGCCTGGACGCAGGCCCGGTCGACCTGCTCGGGCACAGCATGGGCGGCAAGGCGGCGATGAACCTGGCCCTGCGCCGCCCCGACCTGGTGGCCCGGCTGGTCGTGGTGGACATCGCCCCGGTCGCTTACAGCCACCGCTCGTTCGCCGATTTCTTCGACGCGATGCGCGCCCTCGACCTCGGCAGCCTGCGCCGGCGCGGCGATGCCGACACCGCCATGGCCAGGGACGTGGAGGATGTCGCGATGCGCGGCTTCCTCCTGCAGAACCTGGAAAGCGACGGCGCCGGCGGGTTCCGCTGGCGGGTCGATCTCGACCTGTTGACCGAATCGCTGCCGAACCTGGTTGGCTGGGAGGACCCGGCGGACGTGTCGCCCTTCCAAGGCCCGACCCTGGCCCTGCGCGGCGCGCTCTCGCCCTACGTCACCGGAGCCGGCGAGGAAGCGCTGCGCCGCCTGTTCCCCGCAGTCCGGATCGAGCCGATCCCGCAGGCCGGCCACTGGCCGCATGTGGAGGCGCCCGTTCCCTTCCTGACGGCGCTTGGCGCGTTCCTGGACGGGTGA
- a CDS encoding HupE/UreJ family protein has product MADLGRLALVLLAWLVLAWSGPAGAHPMGPSLLEIVELSPGQAEMRWKTPLTRVPGEELRPVLPGHCAVAQDFGLQVDGGAILQRAEIACREPLEGSLVEVTGIGASKASVVLRVALADGQVLGTVLTPDRPAYVVPAQATALAVAASYLLFGFDHILGGLDHLLFVLGLMLMARSGRQLVATVTAFTLGHSVTLSLAVLGVIGFQPAPIEALIALSIVFLAVELSRDRSQPATLMHRFPWALAFLFGLLHGLGFAGALAEIGLPPEEVPLALFAFNLGIEAGQLLFCGVLLVAYLGARRLLRFADPAWGRTAAAYGIGSMAMFWLIQRVTAIW; this is encoded by the coding sequence GTGGCTGATCTTGGCCGGCTCGCCCTGGTGCTGCTTGCCTGGCTCGTGCTGGCCTGGTCCGGGCCCGCCGGCGCCCATCCGATGGGTCCCTCCCTGCTGGAGATCGTCGAGCTGTCGCCGGGACAGGCCGAGATGCGCTGGAAGACCCCGCTCACCAGGGTGCCGGGCGAGGAACTGCGTCCGGTGCTGCCCGGGCATTGCGCGGTCGCCCAGGATTTCGGGCTGCAGGTGGATGGCGGCGCCATCCTCCAGCGCGCCGAGATCGCCTGCCGCGAGCCTCTGGAAGGCAGCCTGGTGGAGGTCACCGGGATCGGGGCCAGCAAGGCCAGCGTGGTGCTGAGGGTCGCCCTGGCCGATGGGCAGGTCCTCGGCACCGTCCTGACCCCCGACCGGCCGGCCTATGTCGTGCCGGCGCAGGCGACGGCGCTCGCCGTGGCGGCGAGCTACCTGCTGTTCGGCTTCGACCATATCCTGGGCGGGCTCGACCATCTGCTGTTCGTGCTGGGCCTGATGCTGATGGCCCGAAGCGGACGCCAGCTCGTCGCGACGGTCACCGCCTTCACGCTCGGCCACTCGGTGACCCTGTCGCTGGCGGTGCTGGGGGTGATCGGGTTCCAGCCAGCACCGATCGAGGCCCTGATCGCCCTCAGCATCGTCTTCCTGGCCGTCGAGCTCAGCCGTGACCGGAGCCAGCCGGCCACCCTGATGCACCGGTTCCCCTGGGCCCTGGCCTTCCTGTTCGGCCTGCTGCACGGGCTGGGATTCGCCGGCGCGCTGGCGGAGATCGGCCTTCCGCCGGAGGAGGTCCCGCTGGCGCTGTTCGCGTTCAACCTGGGCATCGAGGCCGGGCAGCTCCTGTTCTGCGGGGTTCTCCTGGTGGCCTATCTGGGCGCCCGCAGGCTGCTGCGCTTCGCCGATCCGGCCTGGGGCAGGACCGCTGCCGCCTATGGGATCGGCTCGATGGCGATGTTCTGGCTCATCCAGCGGGTGACGGCGATCTGGTAG
- a CDS encoding peptidyl-prolyl cis-trans isomerase has product MRSVRSGLARLLRAPPLHFMVIGGLLYLAHASWPTAPVDQDVQAAAEPLVFTARQVEQLRADLTVQNGFPPSRENLRAAVEEAIDDEVLYRQALAIGLDRGNASVRQRLVQIAGFVSEDPDQDEEALYQSALRLGLDRSDLVVRRLLASSMRLVAENVPLADEAPPGEDELRAYLDQHAEAFATPWRVRFNHLFLSGDERGDVVGEDARQVLAELRAGGLTPEQASTIGDPFLLGDRFYGKTGDELRQMFGAPFADALAALEAGQWSEPVPSPYGWHLVWVEEVRPARLPPLAEIREEVLAAALAQRRERRVEETMKEMRARYAIRVEAPWVSQDAGPTGEEGRG; this is encoded by the coding sequence ATGAGATCGGTCCGGTCCGGCCTTGCGCGGCTGCTCCGGGCGCCGCCGCTGCATTTCATGGTCATCGGCGGCCTGTTGTACCTGGCGCATGCGTCCTGGCCGACGGCGCCGGTGGACCAGGATGTCCAGGCGGCGGCCGAGCCGCTGGTGTTCACGGCACGTCAGGTGGAGCAGCTCCGCGCCGACCTGACGGTGCAGAACGGCTTCCCGCCGAGCCGGGAGAACCTGCGGGCCGCCGTGGAGGAGGCCATCGACGATGAGGTCCTCTACCGGCAGGCACTGGCGATCGGACTGGATCGCGGCAATGCCAGCGTCCGCCAGCGGCTGGTGCAGATCGCCGGCTTCGTGAGCGAGGATCCGGACCAGGACGAGGAGGCGCTCTACCAGAGCGCGCTGCGGCTGGGGCTTGACCGCAGCGACCTGGTCGTGCGCCGCCTGCTCGCGTCATCCATGCGGCTGGTGGCCGAGAACGTCCCGCTGGCCGACGAGGCGCCGCCCGGCGAGGACGAGCTGCGCGCTTATCTGGACCAGCACGCCGAGGCGTTCGCCACACCCTGGCGGGTACGCTTCAACCATCTCTTCCTGAGCGGGGACGAGCGGGGCGATGTGGTGGGAGAGGACGCGCGCCAAGTCCTGGCCGAGCTGCGGGCGGGCGGCCTGACGCCGGAGCAGGCATCGACGATCGGCGATCCGTTCCTGCTGGGCGACCGCTTCTACGGGAAGACCGGCGACGAGCTGCGGCAGATGTTCGGCGCGCCCTTCGCCGACGCCTTGGCGGCGCTGGAGGCCGGGCAGTGGTCGGAGCCGGTGCCGTCGCCCTATGGCTGGCACCTGGTCTGGGTGGAGGAGGTCCGGCCGGCCAGACTGCCGCCTTTGGCCGAGATCCGCGAGGAGGTGCTGGCGGCCGCCCTGGCGCAGCGCCGCGAGCGCCGCGTCGAGGAGACGATGAAGGAGATGCGCGCCCGCTACGCCATCCGGGTCGAGGCGCCCTGGGTCAGCCAGGATGCCGGCCCGACCGGGGAGGAGGGACGTGGCTGA
- a CDS encoding DUF3604 domain-containing protein gives MGTTSVGNRVHVAAALLLCLAVPGMAQASHKPPPFERTEQREACRSYQPLRQPLFGETHLHTSFSFDAYVFSVRNDPYAAYAFAKGAPVRLPAASAMGGKPQTRTAQLSRPLDFAAVTDHSELFGEMQVCTRSPAGTPGRSGFECRQMRTGEVVPGKENPDAVVVAWGANPVLRPNGSGPLQPLCSRPGVDCEESAVSVWQTIQDAAEEHYDRSADCTFTTFVAYEYTAQPQYANMHRNVIFRNEKVIASPISNVTTGGPYPNVLWEKLRQNCLEGMPGCDVLTIPHNANVSGGMMFPDPADTKEAKERAFFEPLTEIIQHKGASECRWDRLAGAGVQTTDELCTFEQLLNDTLNTSAPAVPIDEFPTRNFVRNVLKDGLALAPSYEGTNPFKYGLIGSTDSHNGDPGNTVETTFQGHGGTEDAPVAPLIDHVRTGPGGLAVVWAEENSRDSIFAAMRRKEAYGTSGTRPVVRFFGGWDYEVEGRRLCRQRDQVKVAYAKGVPMGSDLPPRTRSKNPRFLVSAMRDPESASLQRIQIIKGWVDAEGETHEKVVGVAGSLTSRPSGVDTRTCKPLPGGFNGLCTIWEDKSFDPKQPAFYYARVLENPTCRWSTMQCKAAGVDPFSSAGTCQRQAKAANAKAVAKGEIESGDTPFDNCCLTEGNDPFIERTIQERAWTSPIWYTPAAATSR, from the coding sequence ATGGGAACGACGTCTGTCGGCAACCGCGTCCATGTGGCAGCGGCCCTGCTGCTCTGCCTGGCCGTGCCGGGCATGGCTCAGGCCAGCCACAAGCCGCCACCTTTTGAGCGGACCGAGCAGCGCGAAGCCTGCCGCTCCTACCAGCCGCTCCGCCAGCCCCTGTTCGGCGAGACCCATCTCCACACCAGCTTTTCCTTCGACGCCTATGTGTTCTCGGTTCGCAACGACCCGTATGCCGCCTACGCGTTTGCCAAGGGCGCGCCGGTCCGGCTGCCGGCGGCCTCGGCGATGGGCGGCAAGCCGCAGACCCGCACCGCCCAGTTGAGCCGGCCGCTCGATTTCGCCGCCGTGACCGACCATTCGGAACTGTTCGGCGAAATGCAGGTCTGCACCCGCTCTCCTGCGGGGACGCCCGGCCGGAGCGGGTTCGAGTGCCGGCAGATGCGCACAGGCGAGGTCGTGCCCGGCAAGGAGAACCCCGATGCCGTCGTGGTGGCATGGGGCGCCAACCCGGTCCTGCGGCCGAATGGCAGCGGGCCGCTCCAGCCGCTCTGCTCCCGCCCGGGTGTCGATTGCGAGGAATCGGCGGTCTCGGTCTGGCAGACGATCCAGGATGCCGCAGAGGAACATTACGATCGCAGCGCCGACTGCACGTTCACCACCTTCGTCGCCTACGAGTACACGGCGCAGCCGCAATACGCGAACATGCACCGCAACGTGATCTTCCGGAACGAGAAGGTCATCGCCTCGCCGATCAGCAACGTCACCACCGGTGGTCCGTACCCGAATGTGCTTTGGGAGAAGCTTCGGCAGAACTGCCTGGAAGGGATGCCCGGCTGCGACGTGCTGACGATCCCGCACAACGCCAATGTCTCCGGCGGGATGATGTTCCCCGATCCTGCCGACACCAAGGAGGCGAAGGAGCGCGCCTTCTTCGAGCCGCTCACCGAGATCATCCAGCACAAGGGCGCCTCGGAATGCCGCTGGGACCGCCTTGCCGGCGCCGGGGTGCAGACCACCGACGAACTCTGCACCTTCGAGCAATTGCTGAACGACACGCTCAACACCAGCGCGCCGGCGGTGCCGATCGACGAGTTCCCCACCCGCAACTTCGTGCGCAACGTCCTCAAGGACGGGCTGGCGCTGGCGCCCAGCTACGAGGGGACCAACCCGTTCAAGTACGGCCTGATCGGCAGCACCGACAGCCATAACGGCGACCCGGGCAACACGGTCGAGACGACCTTCCAGGGCCATGGCGGCACCGAGGACGCGCCGGTAGCGCCGTTGATCGACCATGTCCGCACTGGCCCCGGCGGCCTGGCGGTGGTCTGGGCGGAAGAAAACTCACGCGATTCCATTTTCGCCGCGATGCGCCGCAAGGAGGCGTACGGCACCAGCGGCACCCGCCCGGTGGTCCGCTTCTTCGGCGGCTGGGACTATGAGGTGGAAGGCCGCCGGCTGTGCCGGCAGCGCGACCAGGTGAAGGTCGCCTATGCCAAGGGCGTGCCGATGGGCAGCGACCTGCCGCCGCGCACCCGGTCGAAGAACCCGCGTTTCCTGGTGTCGGCGATGCGCGATCCGGAAAGCGCATCCCTGCAGCGCATCCAGATCATCAAGGGCTGGGTGGATGCCGAGGGGGAGACCCACGAGAAGGTGGTGGGCGTCGCCGGGAGCCTGACCAGCCGTCCGTCCGGGGTGGATACCCGGACCTGCAAGCCGTTGCCGGGCGGATTCAACGGCCTGTGCACCATCTGGGAGGACAAGAGCTTCGATCCCAAGCAGCCGGCCTTCTACTATGCCCGGGTCCTGGAGAACCCGACCTGCCGCTGGAGCACGATGCAGTGCAAGGCGGCAGGCGTCGATCCGTTCTCCAGCGCCGGAACCTGCCAGCGCCAGGCCAAGGCCGCCAACGCCAAGGCCGTCGCCAAGGGCGAGATCGAATCCGGCGACACGCCGTTCGACAATTGCTGCCTGACCGAGGGCAACGACCCGTTCATCGAGCGGACCATCCAGGAGCGGGCCTGGACCTCGCCGATCTGGTACACGCCGGCTGCGGCCACCTCCCGATGA